One region of Candidatus Acetothermia bacterium genomic DNA includes:
- a CDS encoding TldD/PmbA family protein, protein MEAQLREAVRGSRADYTEVRWEEVFRSRVQFQRDQLLALEAGEERGGIVRALVRGAWGIAVFTDPAELPSKVREATELARTASAHVRDPVELCPVDPVEARYEGAMLRDFRGVPLEEKRRLAEGYNKLLLGHAREIVSTTVRYTDTWRRVLYANSEGTYVDQGIPDVTLMLAAVARRDGDVQQGFESLGYAAGFEAVQNLEESAAVAARRAVDLLSAKPLPGGHYTVILDPKLAGVFIHEAFGHICEADFLLRNEPLRRVLRIGNRFGVETLNVVDDGYIPGARGNAPYDDEGVPRRKVYLIREGVLSGLMHSRATAHKVGAEPTGNARAVSWEHEPIVRMRNTFIEPGDATFEEMLAGIEHGVYACAAFGGQTEFEQFTFSAAYGYEIVHGKLGPMVRDVVLTGNVFQTLRNIEMIGRDFQVEGSAGGCGKGGQAPLPVTDGAPHVRIRDVTVGGR, encoded by the coding sequence CCCAACTGAGAGAGGCAGTGAGGGGGAGCCGCGCCGACTACACCGAGGTCCGCTGGGAGGAGGTGTTTCGATCCCGCGTCCAGTTCCAGCGGGATCAGCTCCTGGCGCTCGAGGCGGGCGAGGAGCGGGGCGGGATCGTGCGGGCCCTGGTCCGGGGAGCGTGGGGGATCGCCGTGTTCACCGATCCCGCGGAGCTTCCCAGCAAGGTCCGGGAGGCGACGGAGCTCGCGCGCACCGCCTCCGCCCACGTGCGGGACCCGGTGGAACTCTGCCCGGTAGACCCGGTGGAGGCCCGGTACGAGGGCGCGATGCTCCGCGACTTCCGGGGGGTCCCCTTGGAGGAGAAGCGTCGCCTGGCCGAAGGGTACAACAAGCTCCTCCTCGGCCACGCCCGGGAGATCGTATCCACGACCGTCCGGTACACGGACACCTGGCGCCGCGTCCTGTACGCGAACTCCGAGGGCACGTACGTGGACCAAGGGATCCCCGACGTGACGCTCATGCTCGCCGCCGTGGCCCGCCGGGACGGGGACGTCCAGCAGGGGTTCGAGTCCCTGGGCTACGCCGCCGGGTTCGAGGCCGTGCAGAACCTGGAGGAGAGCGCGGCCGTCGCGGCCAGGCGGGCGGTGGACCTCCTTTCGGCGAAGCCGCTCCCGGGCGGGCACTACACGGTGATCCTTGACCCGAAGCTCGCCGGGGTGTTCATCCACGAGGCGTTCGGCCACATCTGCGAGGCCGACTTCCTCCTCCGCAACGAGCCGCTGCGGCGGGTGCTGCGGATCGGGAACCGGTTCGGGGTGGAGACCCTGAACGTGGTGGACGACGGGTACATCCCCGGGGCCCGCGGGAACGCCCCGTACGACGACGAGGGGGTCCCCCGCCGCAAGGTGTACCTGATCCGGGAGGGGGTGCTCTCTGGGCTCATGCACTCCCGGGCCACCGCGCACAAAGTGGGCGCGGAGCCCACCGGCAATGCCCGGGCCGTATCCTGGGAACATGAACCGATCGTGCGCATGCGCAACACGTTCATCGAGCCTGGGGACGCCACGTTCGAGGAGATGCTCGCTGGGATCGAGCACGGCGTGTACGCGTGCGCAGCGTTCGGCGGGCAGACGGAGTTCGAGCAGTTCACGTTTTCCGCCGCCTACGGCTACGAGATCGTCCACGGCAAGCTCGGGCCGATGGTGCGGGACGTGGTGCTCACCGGGAACGTGTTCCAAACCCTGCGGAACATCGAGATGATCGGGCGCGACTTCCAGGTCGAGGGGAGCGCCGGGGGATGCGGCAAGGGAGGTCAAGCGCCGCTCCCGGTGACCGATGGGGCGCCCCACGTGCGCATCCGGGACGTGACGGTAGGAGGGCGGTGA